The Microbacterium trichothecenolyticum sequence TCCGACGAGGCGCGGCTGGCGCGGGAACCCGAGCGGTTCGCCCTCGGGCGCCTGCTCCTCGTCGAGGATCCCGCCGCCACCGGCGAGGTGATCGAGGCGGCGCGCGCCGACCTGGCGCGCTGGGGTGCGACACGCCAGAGCGGCGAGATCACCGCGACCACCGGATGCCTCGCACTGCCGATCCGCGACGGCGCGGGAGTGCTGGCCGGTGCCCTGGCGTTCTCGGGCGCCCGTCACCGCGTCGACGAGCCCGACGGGGTGCTCGCGCAGCTGCGCCCGGCGGCCGATGCCCTGGCCCCGCTCATGGTGTGACGCGGATCGGCTAAGCTGTATGCGGCTCTCCGCGTGGCGGCATCCAGGCCAACTCCCCCAGGACGGAAACGTAGCAAGGGTAACCAGGCTCTACCGGGTGCGCGGAGGGTCTTTTCTTTGCCCGGAAACAGCTCGGCTCTCCGGTCGAGCTCCCGCGTCAGCCGCGCTCCTGATCACTCGATGCCGAAGCAACCCCCGGGCGATGTCGTCGGCCCGCAATAGGCTGGACACGTGACGCAGAGCATCTACATCACGTCGGCCGAGGGTCACTCGGGTAAATCCACCGTCGCTCTGGGCGTCCTCGACGCTTTGAGCCGCGTGACTCCGCGCGTGGGGGTGTTCCGGCCCATCGCGCGTTCGACCGCCGAGCGCGACTACGTGCTCGAGATGTTGCTCGACCACGATGGCGTCGACCTCGCCTACGACGACGTCGTGGGCGTCACCTACGACGACGTGCGCGACGACGCCGACGCGGCTCTCGGCCGCATCGTCGAGCGGTACAAGGCCGTCGAGGCGCAGTGCGACGCCGTGGTCGTGATCGGTAGCGATTACACCGACGTCGGCAGCCCCGCCGAGCTCGCGTACAACGCGCGCATCGCCGCCAACCTGGGTGCCCCCGTGCTGCTGGTGCTCGGCGGACGTGCGCAGCAGGGGCAGAGCGAGACGCTCGGCCTCTCGGTGGCGCGCACCCCGCACGAGGTCGGGCAGATCGCGTCGCTTGCGGTCGCCGAACTCGTCCACGAGCGCGCCGAGGTGTTCGCCGTCATCGTGAACCGCGCCGACCCCGACGAACTCGACGGCGTCGTGGCATCCGTCCGCCAGGTCATCGACACCCTGCCGATCACTTCGTCCGACGAGCGCCGGCCCGTGCCGGTGTGGGCCCTGCCCGAAGACCGCTTCCTCATCGCCCCCTCCATGCGTGGCGTGTTGCGCTCGGTCGAGGGTGAGCTCATCAAGGGTGACCCCGCACTGCTCACCCGCGAGGTGCTGGGCGTGGTCGTGGCGGGCATGTCGATGGTCAACGTGCTGCCGCGCCTGAAGGAGTCGGCGGTCATCGTGATCCCCGCCGACCGCACCGAGGTGCTCCTCGCGACGCTGCTCGCCAACGCCTCGGGGACGTTCCCGTCGCTGGCCGGCGTGGTGCTGAACGGTGGATTCGAGTTGCCCGACGCCATCGTGCGCCTCATCGACGGCCTCGGCTCGCCACTGCCGATCATCGCGACCGACCTCGGCACCTACGACACGGCCGTGCGCATCATGAACACGCGGGGGCGGCTCGCCGCCGACTCCCAGCGCCGGTACGACACCGCGCTGGCGATGTTCGAGCGTCACGTCGACACCGAGCTGCTCACGCGCGAGCTGGGCGTCGCACGTCCGAGCGTCGTGACCCCGTTGATGTTCGAATACGGTCTGGTCGACCGCGCGCGCACCGACAAGCGCCGTATCGTCCTGCCCGAGGGCACCGACGACCGGGTCCTGCGCGCCGCCGCGACGGTGCTCTCGCGCGGCATCGCCGACCTCACGATCCTGGGCGAGCCGATCGAGGTGCGCGGGCGCGCGATCGAGCTCGGCATCGACATCCGCGACGCCGAGGTGCTGAGTCCCTTCGACGCGGTCCACGTCGATAAGTTCGCGACCGAGTACGCGCGGCTGCGTGCCCACAAGGGCGTCACGTACGCGCAGGCGGCCGACACGGTCACCGACGTGTCGTACTTCGGCACGCTCATGGTGCACATGGGCCTGGCC is a genomic window containing:
- the pta gene encoding phosphate acetyltransferase, producing the protein MTQSIYITSAEGHSGKSTVALGVLDALSRVTPRVGVFRPIARSTAERDYVLEMLLDHDGVDLAYDDVVGVTYDDVRDDADAALGRIVERYKAVEAQCDAVVVIGSDYTDVGSPAELAYNARIAANLGAPVLLVLGGRAQQGQSETLGLSVARTPHEVGQIASLAVAELVHERAEVFAVIVNRADPDELDGVVASVRQVIDTLPITSSDERRPVPVWALPEDRFLIAPSMRGVLRSVEGELIKGDPALLTREVLGVVVAGMSMVNVLPRLKESAVIVIPADRTEVLLATLLANASGTFPSLAGVVLNGGFELPDAIVRLIDGLGSPLPIIATDLGTYDTAVRIMNTRGRLAADSQRRYDTALAMFERHVDTELLTRELGVARPSVVTPLMFEYGLVDRARTDKRRIVLPEGTDDRVLRAAATVLSRGIADLTILGEPIEVRGRAIELGIDIRDAEVLSPFDAVHVDKFATEYARLRAHKGVTYAQAADTVTDVSYFGTLMVHMGLADGMVSGAAHTTAHTIRPAFEIIKTAPGVSVVSSVFLMALADRVLVYGDCAVIPDPTSEQLADIAVSSAATADQFGIEPRVAMLSYSTGESGTGADVEKVRAATALVRERAPELLVEGPIQYDAAADAAVARAKMPNSAVAGRATVFVFPDLNTGNNTYKAVQRSAGAVAIGPVLQGLNKPINDLSRGALVDDIVNTIAITAIQAQGSDK